Proteins encoded together in one Penicillium digitatum chromosome 1, complete sequence window:
- a CDS encoding Ras GTPase activating protein, putative, which translates to MSTQFPSLKRAQTDLPSQSTSPLRHGSTASTSSSTYSIASSSFAPSRTSTVSSNASTSNKLGHFRGKSEASSLSSGTTVMDAMERGSWSNAGTTYDNIRRSLRPLPQAPNTSSSIANTGGYRHSRSHTIDESRAWKDNRPVTPESRHLHLKENVSPRHQTHTYESQSPPMSTSPRNWSPVPGTSRPSSVLHNAHPPQLTAAISAPELEKLQKSSTGHLRTLSKFAQSGENEFGAAAASVVGLQGRPRLKRADSGGGRSGAVSPEKPKVSSWAAGKWMDQQRQFIQAYEYLCHIGEAKQWIEAVIQKQIPPIVQLEEGLRDGVTLAEVVQAMYAGKTLRIFRHPKLQYRHSDNIALFFRFLDEVELPELFRFELIDLYEKKNIPKVIHCIHALSWLLFKNGMLEFRMGNLVGLLEFEHHELEKTQKGLDKAGVSMPSFAGMAANFGAEPELEPEPELIESEEDRIEREMHENEASICDFQAQVRGAMMRLKLGNTMNDLWDFEPLLIELQSRLRGDWARQISEYRLSMLQFAVGLQAISRGFTVRRVQQSDKQWRQSQEMDVLQFQSLTRGSRARTQVSHLKTRARREESGIKQIQAAIRGALQRMNVGDQYEESRHAENDVKSLQAFIRGTLQRNQIDAQSRDLKEVSSSVMSLQAAIRGTLQRRKIVAQSHELKPVGRSVMSLQAVIRGTLQRKQMKAHSHEVKLIETPVKLLQAAVRGTLQRNQIDAQSHELKQVGRSVMSLQAAIRGALQRRKIVAQSHELKPVGRSVMSLQAAIRGTLQRKQMKAYSHEVKLIETPVKSLQAVIRGSIARRNLFHMKVLLNNEASKIICIQSTIRALIARELQTLLLDDLEETENECAALQAIARASAVRKKTSAIRSELAEHLLPVIDLQTILRAQTLRESLDVQRTSLLGEEHSIFEIQSRTRGLIHRQYLLAQIDELEKHEHAFLDLQALTRAAVSRMKVGDILTQLEDTEEEIVELQSLSRAMLSRVEVGDILTDLEAEEDFITDFQARIRGHLVCNRFEERRQYYNENMEKVIKAQSVIRGRIQGQAYKSLTSGKNPPVGTVKGFVHLLNDSDFDFDEEIEFERLRKAVVQQVRQNELAEQYISQLDIKIALLVKNKITLDEVVKHQKHFGGHIGNLLSNTEISSKDPYDLKALNKTSRKKLDQYQVFFFLLQTQSQYLARLFRRLREVNTSDKEYERIRHLMMGLFGYSQKRREEYYLIKLLARSVKEDIESFTSLPEYLRCTSFWNKLFASYAKSSRDRKFMRDVLGAVVKESVIENPDLDLESDPIQIYRSAINNEELQTGQRSRRQPDLPREEAIRDPETRETFIQHLQDLRDIVDQLFLSLEDFLYRMPFGIRYLAQQMYQNLLEKFPGEDSGFILQAVGHWVWKNYFQPAVLEPEKYGVIDRGLTQEQKRNLGEISKVFAQIASGRLFGAENVYLQPLNNYIGESIQRLGHIWGQMISVQDAEAYFDIDEFNDLYAKAKPTLYIKMSDIFSIHQLVASEINYMCPHPDDFLKELVRELGNVKSNENELMGVSSTEINLTLNPKLAHVEDPEADVKTLFMETKRCILYIIRVQTGANLMEIMLKPPTAEDEERWHTLVREELNTNNPRRGAYSEANSLVDISAMSYSELKGIALENILRLEQNGKINRHNHYQDLLNAIAIDIRTKHRRRIQRERELEGARLTSQRLSGQAVYLDQQLKTYNDYIEQAMITLQNKKGKKRFLMPFTKQWDHQRELQKSGKIFKFGSYKYSARNLADRGVLVAWKGYSERQWDRVDLTISSNEVGVFTIDGSSGVMMIPGANAQVPLDDLLQAQFNNTQFMDFFEGQMRVNVNLFLHLIMKKFYNE; encoded by the exons ATGTCGACTCAATTTCCATCCCTAAAGCGGGCCCAGACGGACCTTCCCTCGCAGTCCACCAGTCCATTACGACACGGGTCGACAGCGTCCACAAGTTCGTCTACATATTCTATCGCATCAAGCTCATTTGCCCCCAGTCGGACTAGCACCGTCTCCTCTAATGCATCGACATCAAACAAATTGGGTCACTTCAGAGGGAAGAGTGAGGCAAGCAGTCTAAGCTCAGGAACGACTGTCATGGACGCAATGGAACGAGGAAGTTGGTCCAATGCTGGTACAACGTACGACAATATTCGTCGATCTCTCCGACCATTACCACAAGCCCCTAATACTTCATCCTCAATCGCGAATACTGGCGGGTACCGACATTCACGAAGCCATACAATCGATGAATCACGCGCGTGGAAGGACAATCGACCCGTCACCCCCGAATCGCGTCATCTCCATCTCAAAGAAAATGTGTCTCCACGTCACCAAACGCATACCTACGAATCACAGAGCCCCCCAATGTCTACCTCTCCTCGCAACTGGTCTCCTGTGCCCGGAACATCGCGTCCTTCGTCGGTGCTACACAATGCCCATCCTCCGCAGTTAACTGCTGCAATCTCCGCACCTGAACTTGAAAAGTTACAAAAATCATCTACGGGTCATCTCAGAACTCTGTCTAAGTTTGCACAGTCCGGCGAAAACGAATTCGGCGCCGCCGCAGCTTCTGTGGTGGGATTGCAAGGCCGTCCACGCCTTAAGCGAGCAGACTCGGGTGGCGGAAGAAGTGGTGCAGTTTCCCCCGAGAAGCCGAAGGTGTCCTCATGGGCTGCCGGGAAGTGGATGGACCAGCAGCGACAATTCATCCAAGCATACGAGTATCTGTGCCATATCGGAGAAGCCAAACAGTGGATTGAAGCTGTCATCCAAAAGCAAATACCGCCAATCGTTCAGCTGGAGGAAGGACTGCGAGACGGCGTCACTTTGGCGGAGGTGGTGCAAGCCATGTACGCGGGCAAAACCCTTCGTATTTTCCGACACCCCAAGTTACAGTATCGCCATTCAGACAACATCGCTTTGTTTTTCCGATTCCTCGATGAAGTTGAATTGCCAGAACTGTTTAGATTCGAACTCATCGACTTGtatgaaaagaaaaacatccCCAAGGTGATACACTGTATTCACGCGTTGTCATGGTTGCTCTTCAAAAACGGCATGCTGGAATTCCGCATGGGTAATTTGGTTGGTTTGCTTGAGTTTGAACACCACGAACTTGAAAAAACCCAAAAAGGGCTGGACAAGGCCGGTGTCAGTATGCCTAGTTTTGCAGGTATGGCTGCAAATTTTGGCGCGGAGCCTGAACTGGAACCTGAGCCCGAGCTCATCGAATCGGAGGAGGATCGTATTGAGCGAGAAATGCACGAGAACGAAGCCTCAATCTGCGATTTCCAGGCCCAGGTCAGAGGAGCCATGATGCGTTTGAAGCTTGGAAATACGATGAACGACCTGTGGGATTTTGAGCCCCTCCTAATTGAGCTTCAGTCACGTCTACGCGGAGATTGGGCACGGCAAATCAGTGAATACCGACTAAGCATGCTCCAGTTTGCAGTTGGACTGCAGGCCATCAGCCGAGGCTTCACTGTACGTCGCGTTCAACAAAGTGACAAGCAGTGGCGCCAATCTCAGGAAATGGACGTTCTACAATTCCAGAGCCTGACTCGGGGGTCTAGGGCTCGCACGCAAGTCAGTCATCTAAAAACTCGCGCACGACGAGAGGAGTCCGGCATCAAGCAGATTCAGGCCGCGATAAGAGGTGCACTGCAACGCATGAATGTTGGTGACCAATATGAAGAGTCTAGGCATGCTGAAAATGACGTGAAATCACTTCAAGCTTTCATCCGCGGTACCTTGCAACGCAACCAGATCGATGCTCAGTCTCGTGATCTGAAAGAAGTTAGTAGTTCTGTCATGTCGCTCCAAGCAGCCATTCGTGGTACCTTGCAACGAAGAAAGATAGTTGCTCAGTCCCATGAGCTGAAACCAGTTGGTAGATCTGTCATGTCGCTCCAAGCTGTCATCCGCGGCACCCTGCAACGAAAACAGATGAAAGCTCACTCCCATGAGGTGAAACTAATCGAAACACCTGTCAAGTTGCTCCAGGCTGCCGTACGTGGTACCTTGCAACGTAACCAGATCGATGCTCAGTCTCATGAGCTGAAACAAGTTGGTAGATCTGTCATGTCGCTCCAAGCTGCCATCCGTGGTGCCTTGCAACGAAGAAAGATAGTTGCTCAGTCCCATGAGCTGAAACCAGTTGGTAGATCTGTCATGTCGCTCCAAGCTGCCATCCGCGGCACCTTGCAACGAAAACAGATGAAAGCTTACTCCCATGAGGTGAAACTAATCGAAACACCTGTCAAGTCGCTGCAGGCGGTCATTCGAGGATCGATTGCCCGTCGAAATTTGTTTCACATGAAGGTTTTGCTCAACAACGAAGCGTCCAAAATTATCTGCATTCAATCAACTATCAGAGCTCTGATTGCCAGAGAACTCCAAACTCTGCTGCTGGACGATTtggaagaaacagaaaatGAATGTGCTGCATTGCAAGCTATCGCGCGGGCCTCTGCtgtaagaaaaaaaacctcgGCCATTCGTTCCGAGCTTGCAGAACATCTGTTGCCAGTGATCGACCTGCAGACTATCCTCAGGGCACAAACTTTAAGAGAATCATTGGATGTGCAGAGGACCTCATTACTCGGCGAAGAACATTCCATCTTTGAAATACAGTCCCGGACACGCGGTTTAATCCACAGGCAGTATCTTCTTGCACAAATAGATGAACTGGAGAAGCACGAACATGCCTTTCTTGACCTGCAGGCCCTTACCCGTGCTGCCGTTTCACGAATGAAGGTGGGGGACATATTGACCCAGCTTGAGGATACCGAGGAGGAAATTGTTGAACTCCAATCTTTAAGCCGGGCAATGCTTTCGCGTGTTGAAGTTGGCGACATTTTGACCGATCTTGAGGCAGAGGAAGACTTTATCACAGATTTCCAAGCACGTATTAGAGGACACCTTGTATGCAACCGCTTCGAGGAACGACGTCAATATTATAATGAAAACATGGAGAAGGTCATCAAGGCTCAGAGTGTTATCCGAGGCCGCATTCAAGGCCAGGCTTACAAGAGCCTGACCAGCGGAAAGAACCCACCTGTTGGAACAGTCAAGGGGTTCGTGCATCTTCTTAATGACAGCGATTTCGACTTTGACGAAGAGATCGAGTTCGAGCGCCTGCGAAAGGCGGTTGTTCAACAAGTGCGACAAAACGAGCTTGCTGAACAATACATCAGTCAACTTGATATCAAAATTGCCCTGCTTGTCAAGAACAAGATCACATTGGACGAAGTCGTCAAGCATCAAAAGCACTTTGGTGGACACATTGGCAACTTGCTATCCAACACCGAGATATCTTCCAAGGACCCCTACGATCTCAAGGCCCTTAACAAGACATCAAGGAAGAAGTTGGACCAGTATCAGGtgtttttcttccttcttcaaacCCAATCACAGTACCTGGCTCGCTTGTTCCGGCGATTGCGCGAGGTCAACACCTCGGACAAGGAATATGAGCGGATCCGGCACTTGATGATGGGCCTCTTCGGATACTCTCAGAAAAGACGCGAGGAGTATTATCTCATTAAGCTTCTCGCACGATCCGTGAAAGAGGATATTGAAAGCTTCACATCTCTTCCTGAATATCTGCGCTGCACCTCCTTCTGGAACAAGCTTTTCGCCTCATATGCCAAATCATCACGAGACCGGAAGTTCATGCGCGACGTCTTGGGGGCTGTCGTAAAGGAGTCTGTTATTGAAAACCCAGATCTTGATTTGGAAAGTGACCCGATTCAAATCTATCGCTCCGCAATCAACAACGAGGAGCTCCAAACTGGCCAACGAAGCCGCCGACAGCCGGATCTTCCTAGAGAAGAAGCGATCAGAGACCCCGAAACCAGAGAGACGTTCATTCAGCATTTGCAAGATCTTCGTGACATTGTTGACCAACTATTCTTGAGCTTGGAGGACTTTCTATACCGGATGCCATTCGGTATCCGATATCTCGCACAGCAGATGTATCAAAATCTACTTGAGAAGTTTCCTGGCGAGGATTCTGGATTCATTCTCCAGGCGGTTGGCCATTGGGTGTGGAAAAATTACTTCCAACCTGCTGTGCTGGAGCCAGAGAAGTATGGTGTGATCGACCGTGGCCTCACCCAAGAACAAAAGCGAAATCTTGGAGAAATCTCGAAGGTCTTCGCTCAGATTGCATCTGGGAGACTTTTTGGGGCAGAGAATGTCTATCTTCAGCCGCTCAACAACTATATTGGGGAGTCTATACAGCGCCTAGGGCATATCTGGGGCCAGATGATCTCAGTCCAGGACGCAGAGGCTTATTTCGACATTGATGAATTCAACGACCTCTATGCTAAGGCCAAGCCAACCCTGTACATTAAGATGTCTGACATCTTCTCGATCCACCAGCTTGTGGCATCTGAGATTAACTACATGTGTCCCCACCCTGATGATTTCCTCAAGGAACTTGTGCGAGAACTTGGCAATGTCAAAAGTAACGAGAACGAATTGATGGGCGTCAGCTCTACCGAGATCAATCTCACATTGAATCCCAAATTGGCTCATGTTGAAG ACCCGGAAGCAGATGTGAAGACGCTCTTTATGGAGACTAAGCGCTGCATCCTCTACATCATCCGAGTCCAAACCGGTGCCAACCTAATGGAAATTATGCTGAAGCCACCGACAGCCGAGGACGAGGAGCGGTGGCATACTTTAGTTCGGGAAGAACTGAACACCAACAACCCTCGCAGAGGCGCCTACTCTGAAGCCAACAGCTTAGTTGACATCAGTGCTATGAGCTACTCCGAGCTGAAGGGCATTGCACTCGAAAACATCCTTCGGCTTGAACAGAATGGCAAGATCAATCGCCACAACCACTATCAGGATCTGTTGAACGCCATCGCCATCGATATCCGCACCAAGCATCGTCGGAGAATTCAGCGAGAGCGTGAACTGGAGGGTGCTCGGCTGACCTCTCAGAGGCTCAGCGGCCAAGCCGTCTATCTAGACCAGCAACTCAAGACATACAACGATTACATTGAGCAGGCCATGATCACGTTACAGAAcaagaagggaaagaagCGATTCCTGATGCCGTTCACCAAACAATGGGACCATCAGCGAGAGCTGCAAAAATCAGGCAAGATATTCAAATTTGGATCCTACAAATACTCGGCACGCAATCTTGCGGACCGAGGTGTCCTGGTTGCCTGGAAGGGCTACTCCGAGCGACAGTGGGATCGGGTCGACTTGACCATCTCAAGCAACGAAGTTGGTGTTTTCACCATTGACGGGAGCAGTGGTGTCATGATGATTCCCGGCGCCAATGCACAGGTACCGCTGGACGACTTGCTGCAGGCTCAGTTCAATAACACGCAATTCATGGACTTCTTTGAAGGACAGATGCGAGTCAATGTCAACCTTTTCTTGCATTTGATCATGAAGAAGTTCTATAACGAGTGA
- a CDS encoding DUF952 domain protein, translated as MASLLSQPRYIYKIVPSTAPVREPIPERLMVSELDKADDFIHLSMAHQVGGTLKAFFTEEPLVYVLRIEYHRVIQDIRWESPDGKVSGPRPGEGLFPHLYNGLKLGREEIESVAVWQNDEGWDKALAAAKPWLLY; from the exons ATGGCTTCGCTACTATCCCAGCCTCGCTATATCTACAAGATTGTGCCTTCTACTGCACCAGTCCGCGAGCCAATTCCCGAGCGGCTCATGGTAAGCGAACTGGACAAGGCCGATGACTTCATCCACCTCTCGATGGCGCATCAGGTGGGAGGCACATTGAAAGCATTCTTTACGGAGGAACCACTGGTCTATGTATTGAGGATCGAGTATCATCGTGTGATACAAGACATCCGCTGGGAGTCCCCAGACGGGAAAGTGTCTGGTCCTCGACCCGGCGAAGGGCTTTTCCCA CACCTCTACAATGGACTCAAACTGGGCAGAGAGGAGATTGAGAGCGTTGCCGTCTGGCAGAACGACGAGGGATGGGACAAAGCTCTCGCTGCGGCAAAGCCGTGGCTTCTGTACTGA